One window from the genome of Streptococcus parasanguinis encodes:
- a CDS encoding V-type ATP synthase subunit D, which produces MARLNVKPTRMELNILKERLKTATRGHKLLKDKRDELMRRFIEAVRENNRLRQKVEAALVGNMQDFVMAKSLESDLMVEEIFAVPTREVMLHIEEENVMSVRVPKLHARIDNPYGEDEGDVVYSYLASNSQMDSTIQEMGDLLPDLLKLAEIEKSCQLMADEIEKTRRRVNGLEYATIPDLKETIYYIEMKLEEAERANLVRIMKVK; this is translated from the coding sequence ATGGCACGATTAAATGTAAAACCAACTCGGATGGAGCTTAATATTCTCAAAGAGCGCCTCAAGACAGCAACCCGGGGGCACAAGTTGCTCAAGGACAAGCGGGATGAACTCATGCGCCGTTTTATTGAAGCTGTGCGTGAGAATAATCGTCTGCGCCAAAAGGTGGAGGCAGCGCTGGTGGGCAATATGCAAGATTTCGTGATGGCCAAGTCCTTAGAGAGCGACCTCATGGTAGAAGAAATCTTTGCCGTTCCCACTCGAGAAGTGATGCTACACATCGAGGAAGAAAATGTCATGAGTGTGCGCGTGCCCAAGCTCCATGCCCGTATCGATAATCCATACGGAGAGGATGAAGGGGACGTGGTTTATAGCTACCTCGCCTCCAACAGTCAAATGGATAGCACGATCCAAGAAATGGGGGATCTACTCCCAGATTTGCTCAAGTTAGCGGAAATCGAAAAAAGCTGCCAACTCATGGCAGATGAAATCGAGAAAACCCGCCGTCGAGTGAACGGACTCGAGTATGCGACCATCCCAGACCTCAAAGAGACTATCTATTATATCGAAATGAAACTCGAAGAAGCCGAACGCGCCAACCTCGTCAGAATCATGAAGGTAAAATAA
- a CDS encoding ABC transporter ATP-binding protein has product MFNNVAVNAIDLTKDFLLEKNKKVSVLKGVTLSADYGEFISILGISGSGKSTLLNCLASLSEPSSGEVVINGVNPYRLKDGKLAKFRCEDIAIIFQNYNLVPALPALENVTLPLRLSGKTADRNQVKTLLDNLNFKADLSSLVSTLSGGEQQKIAISRAILSDSKVIFADEPTGALDSISRNLIFESLRKMADEGKCVLMVTHDIELASKTDKAFILKDGYISQEITNPSAEELYQALETIGK; this is encoded by the coding sequence ATGTTTAATAATGTAGCTGTTAATGCAATTGACCTAACAAAAGATTTTCTACTGGAAAAAAATAAGAAGGTGTCGGTACTAAAGGGAGTGACATTATCCGCGGATTATGGTGAATTTATCTCCATATTAGGTATCAGTGGCTCAGGAAAGTCAACTTTGCTAAATTGCTTAGCAAGTTTATCAGAGCCATCTAGTGGCGAGGTTGTTATAAATGGTGTGAATCCATATAGGCTAAAAGATGGCAAACTGGCTAAATTTAGATGTGAAGACATTGCTATTATTTTTCAAAATTATAATCTAGTTCCTGCTCTACCAGCATTGGAAAATGTTACACTACCTCTAAGACTTTCAGGGAAGACTGCCGATAGGAATCAAGTAAAAACCTTATTGGATAATCTGAATTTTAAAGCCGACCTATCGTCATTAGTATCAACACTATCAGGAGGAGAACAGCAGAAAATTGCTATTTCTCGTGCTATTTTATCAGATAGTAAGGTTATTTTTGCTGATGAGCCGACTGGTGCTTTAGACAGTATTTCTCGGAACTTGATTTTTGAATCGCTTAGAAAGATGGCTGATGAGGGGAAGTGTGTTTTAATGGTTACACATGACATTGAGCTTGCATCTAAAACAGATAAAGCATTTATTTTAAAAGATGGTTACATTTCGCAAGAAATTACTAATCCATCAGCAGAAGAACTTTATCAGGCTCTTGAAACTATTGGCAAGTGA
- a CDS encoding replication protein, with the protein MAKEQRSTKWTFLFYKESVPEDYLNILEELHIPFILSPWHDKDVNRQTGEFKKSHKHGAFFFDSLKSYSQVSNIISDKLNGPAHVEVVMSPTGLFDYFTHAENPDKTPYNIEDIEVGCGFDLDKFLMEAKTSDFIHEAVDIIEENDFTEFEELVWYARANNTNLLGLIIERTYFFAKYLDSRRHNPNRFQATNAEEKDSDE; encoded by the coding sequence ATGGCAAAAGAACAACGTTCAACCAAATGGACATTTCTCTTTTACAAGGAGAGTGTTCCTGAAGACTACTTGAATATCTTAGAGGAACTTCATATCCCCTTTATTCTTAGTCCTTGGCATGATAAGGACGTCAATAGACAAACAGGAGAGTTCAAAAAGTCGCACAAACACGGTGCTTTCTTCTTTGATTCGTTGAAAAGCTATTCCCAAGTGTCAAATATCATCAGCGATAAACTAAACGGTCCAGCACATGTCGAAGTTGTTATGTCTCCAACAGGTTTATTTGACTATTTTACACATGCAGAAAATCCTGACAAGACCCCTTACAATATCGAAGATATTGAAGTTGGTTGTGGCTTTGATTTGGATAAATTCTTAATGGAGGCGAAGACATCAGATTTTATTCATGAAGCAGTTGATATTATCGAAGAAAATGACTTTACCGAATTTGAAGAGCTAGTTTGGTATGCACGAGCAAACAATACAAATTTGTTAGGACTCATTATTGAACGCACCTATTTCTTCGCCAAATATCTAGATTCTCGACGGCATAATCCAAATCGGTTCCAAGCTACCAATGCAGAGGAGAAAGACAGCGATGAATAA
- a CDS encoding SdpI family protein: MKTNKKLLILTSMVILFPILWGLMIWSQLPNQIPIHFNFAGQANNFQSKPLVVFGLPIFDLMVHLFMIFMIGRDSKNSAMNEKMIRAIYWLTPIVSLSTSYLIYSKALGSTTNPSVFVSVLLGLIFVIMGNYMPKLKVNHTVGIRLPWTLQSEDNWHKTHRLAGKLWVLGGLILLLEAGLQFALSYVLVLVILAIVFIPMMYSYQLSRKNR, encoded by the coding sequence ATGAAAACGAATAAAAAACTATTGATATTAACCTCTATGGTGATACTTTTCCCCATACTTTGGGGGCTGATGATTTGGTCGCAATTGCCTAACCAAATCCCGATTCACTTCAATTTTGCTGGCCAGGCCAATAACTTCCAATCGAAACCCCTGGTTGTGTTTGGTCTTCCTATTTTCGATCTCATGGTGCATCTTTTTATGATCTTTATGATCGGTCGCGATTCTAAGAATAGCGCTATGAATGAAAAAATGATCAGAGCGATTTACTGGTTGACCCCAATCGTTTCCTTAAGTACCTCCTATCTCATCTATAGCAAGGCGCTAGGATCTACTACCAATCCATCAGTTTTTGTTTCGGTTCTGCTGGGTCTCATCTTTGTAATCATGGGCAATTACATGCCTAAGCTAAAAGTGAATCACACGGTTGGAATCCGTCTGCCTTGGACCTTACAGAGTGAAGATAACTGGCACAAAACCCATCGCTTGGCAGGGAAGTTGTGGGTCCTCGGAGGTTTGATCCTCCTACTTGAAGCAGGCCTTCAATTCGCGCTTTCTTATGTACTGGTGCTGGTCATCCTCGCCATTGTGTTTATCCCTATGATGTACTCTTATCAATTAAGCCGGAAAAATCGTTAG
- a CDS encoding CynX/NimT family MFS transporter, with the protein MKKTHSTLFIPGIIMLGIVLRTPFTTLPTVLSDIAAGLGVDVSSLGLLTSLPLLTFAIFSPFAIQFAKKLGIERLFFLVLIAITIGSAIRIINLPFLYLGTILIGAGIAFLNVLLPSLIQANRPRQLGILTTLYITSMGMSTAIASSVAVPITKATSWQGLVNILTALCALALVIWIPNLRYNHRLKKAATTESSSKWYTNKYVWAIMIFGGLQSLLFYTSMTWLPTMAVQAGLSKVESGLLASVFTLISLPFSLTIPSLTTRLSDRNRRLMLAIVVGAGILGVAMLLIPTSNFFYWLVLNALIGSSVSSLFPYLMVAFSMKSSTPEKTAQLSGLAQTGGYVFAAFGPILFGYSKSLFHSWTPAILMLLVLTIIMAIALYQVEKVDHIL; encoded by the coding sequence ATGAAAAAAACACATTCTACGCTATTCATCCCGGGCATCATTATGCTTGGGATTGTTTTACGAACACCATTTACTACGCTTCCGACGGTCTTGTCTGACATCGCTGCTGGTTTGGGGGTAGATGTGAGCTCTCTGGGACTATTGACTAGCTTACCACTTCTCACGTTTGCCATTTTCTCACCTTTTGCGATTCAATTTGCTAAAAAGTTGGGGATTGAGCGCCTCTTTTTCCTAGTTTTGATCGCGATTACGATCGGATCTGCCATTCGGATTATCAACCTCCCCTTCCTCTATCTGGGAACCATCTTGATTGGAGCTGGCATCGCCTTTCTCAATGTGTTGCTTCCAAGCCTGATTCAGGCGAACAGACCCCGCCAACTAGGCATTCTGACCACTTTGTACATCACTTCTATGGGGATGTCCACAGCGATCGCCTCTTCTGTCGCTGTTCCGATCACCAAAGCCACTTCTTGGCAAGGTTTGGTCAACATCTTGACAGCCTTGTGTGCTCTTGCTTTGGTCATCTGGATTCCTAACCTTCGCTACAACCACCGACTCAAAAAGGCTGCTACTACGGAATCTAGTAGCAAGTGGTATACCAATAAATATGTCTGGGCTATCATGATTTTCGGAGGATTGCAGTCACTACTTTTCTATACAAGTATGACTTGGCTTCCGACCATGGCTGTTCAAGCTGGCCTTTCAAAGGTTGAATCTGGACTACTTGCCTCCGTGTTTACCCTGATCAGTCTCCCATTCTCCTTGACGATCCCAAGTTTAACGACACGGTTATCCGATCGCAATCGACGCTTGATGCTTGCCATTGTTGTCGGAGCAGGGATTCTGGGGGTAGCCATGCTCTTAATCCCGACCAGCAACTTCTTCTACTGGTTGGTATTAAATGCCCTAATTGGAAGTTCCGTTAGTTCGCTCTTCCCTTACCTCATGGTCGCTTTCTCCATGAAATCCAGCACACCTGAAAAAACAGCCCAACTTTCTGGACTTGCCCAAACAGGAGGCTACGTCTTTGCAGCCTTTGGTCCCATCCTCTTCGGCTACAGTAAATCTCTTTTCCACTCTTGGACACCTGCCATTCTTATGCTACTGGTCTTAACCATTATCATGGCGATTGCCCTTTATCAGGTGGAAAAAGTCGATCATATTTTATAA
- a CDS encoding V-type ATP synthase subunit B yields the protein MSVIKEYRTVSEVVGPLMIVDQVEGVHYNELVEIKLHDGTTRQGQVLEVQEDKAMVQLFEGSSGINLEKAKVRFTGRPLELPVSEDMVGRIFNGMGKPIDGGPEIIPEKYLDIDGQAINPVSRDYPDEFIQTGISAIDHLNTLVRGQKLPVFSGSGLPHKELAAQIARQATVLNSEENFAVVFAAMGITFEEAEFFMNDLRETGAIDRSVLFINLANDPAIERIATPRIALTAAEYLAYEKDMHVLVIMTDMTNYCEALREVSAARREVPGRRGYPGYLYTNLSTLYERAGRLVGKKGSVTQIPILSMPEDDITHPIPDLTGYITEGQIILSRDLYNSGYRPPINVLPSLSRLKDKGSGEGKTREDHAATMNQLFAAYAQGKQAKELAVVLGESALSDTDKLYVKFTDRFEQEYINQGFTTNRTIEESLDLGWELLSILPRTELKRIKDEMIDKYLPNKED from the coding sequence ATGAGCGTGATTAAAGAATACCGTACTGTCAGCGAAGTTGTTGGCCCCTTGATGATTGTCGATCAGGTCGAAGGGGTTCACTACAATGAACTAGTAGAAATCAAGCTTCATGATGGAACGACCCGTCAGGGACAAGTCCTCGAAGTCCAAGAAGACAAGGCCATGGTCCAGCTCTTTGAAGGATCTAGTGGGATCAACTTGGAAAAAGCCAAAGTCCGCTTTACCGGACGTCCCCTAGAACTCCCTGTGTCTGAAGACATGGTCGGACGCATCTTTAACGGGATGGGCAAACCCATCGATGGTGGTCCGGAGATTATCCCAGAGAAGTACTTGGACATTGATGGACAAGCCATCAACCCTGTTTCGCGGGACTATCCGGATGAATTTATCCAGACAGGGATCTCAGCCATTGACCATTTGAATACCTTGGTTCGGGGCCAAAAACTCCCAGTATTCTCAGGTTCTGGTCTTCCTCACAAGGAGTTGGCGGCTCAGATTGCTCGTCAAGCGACGGTGCTTAATTCTGAAGAAAACTTCGCCGTGGTCTTTGCGGCTATGGGGATTACCTTTGAAGAAGCCGAGTTCTTTATGAACGACCTTCGAGAGACAGGTGCGATTGACCGCTCTGTCCTCTTTATCAACCTAGCCAATGACCCAGCTATCGAACGGATTGCCACTCCTCGGATCGCCTTGACCGCTGCCGAATATTTGGCCTATGAAAAAGACATGCACGTCTTGGTTATTATGACCGACATGACCAACTACTGTGAGGCCCTTCGGGAAGTATCTGCTGCCCGCCGGGAAGTTCCAGGTCGTCGGGGCTATCCAGGTTACCTCTATACTAACCTCTCAACCCTCTACGAACGTGCAGGACGCTTGGTTGGAAAGAAAGGATCTGTGACCCAAATTCCGATCCTCTCCATGCCAGAAGATGACATCACCCACCCCATCCCTGACTTGACAGGCTACATCACCGAAGGTCAGATTATTCTGTCCCGCGATCTCTACAATAGTGGTTACCGCCCACCGATTAATGTTCTTCCATCCCTTTCTCGTTTGAAGGACAAGGGTTCTGGTGAAGGCAAGACTCGGGAAGACCATGCGGCGACCATGAACCAGCTCTTTGCGGCTTACGCCCAAGGAAAACAAGCCAAAGAACTGGCTGTAGTGCTTGGGGAGTCTGCCTTGTCAGATACCGACAAGCTCTATGTTAAATTTACGGACCGCTTTGAGCAGGAATACATCAATCAAGGTTTCACCACCAATCGGACGATTGAGGAAAGTTTGGATCTCGGTTGGGAACTCTTATCCATCCTTCCAAGAACAGAGCTTAAACGGATCAAGGATGAGATGATTGACAAGTATCTGCCAAACAAAGAGGATTAG
- a CDS encoding autorepressor SdpR family transcription factor gives MNFAQTFKALSNPIRRSILELLKAGKLSAGDIAGHFDVAGATISHHLSLLKQADLIREEKEKNFIYYELNTSVLEDLMVWLVDLKGDSTDENE, from the coding sequence ATGAATTTTGCGCAAACATTTAAAGCTTTATCGAATCCGATAAGAAGAAGTATCTTAGAACTGCTAAAGGCGGGGAAATTATCTGCTGGTGATATCGCTGGCCACTTTGATGTAGCAGGAGCGACCATTTCCCATCATTTAAGCCTCCTCAAGCAGGCAGATTTAATTCGAGAGGAAAAAGAGAAGAATTTTATCTACTATGAACTCAATACTTCTGTCTTGGAGGATTTAATGGTCTGGCTCGTTGATTTGAAAGGAGACTCTACTGATGAAAACGAATAA
- a CDS encoding tyrosine-type recombinase/integrase translates to METETIIHNGKKVIKKIKKDKSISYTLKGAFLGKDVKTGKQVTTTITAKTLKQLDREVIQARLEFERNRFTRKENVSINTLEDLAEAWFQAYQTWVSSHNTLNRVRGYLDNYIIPKFGDYKPGKIESADIQLWLNDLAKKSKKSVESGVKRANKGCAKDFGAVIHKLKDIFDYGITNYGLTSNPVNTIKIPPKPKSSKQRIMVLHDDSLARWLNYLESLDNSRANRRFKLICNTLLASALRINELLALTIDDLNFEESSISVNKTLLWKTANKKTGTKGKVICKATPKTDAGNRSIPVPLSILEELRDFHNEMNEYLKLHNKPETKLIFPTIYGNYMCDRNERTTLKNRLAGLGLPDYGFHLFRHTHASMLLNAGTNWKELQVRMGHKSISTTMDTYAELAPQRKLEAVGIYLDKIAELTQ, encoded by the coding sequence ATGGAAACTGAAACAATTATCCATAATGGCAAAAAGGTCATTAAAAAAATCAAAAAAGATAAATCCATTTCATATACGCTGAAAGGAGCATTTCTTGGTAAGGATGTTAAAACTGGTAAACAGGTCACAACAACTATTACTGCAAAAACACTTAAGCAACTTGATAGAGAAGTTATTCAAGCTCGCTTAGAATTTGAAAGAAATAGATTTACTCGAAAAGAGAATGTGTCTATTAATACGCTGGAAGATTTAGCTGAAGCTTGGTTTCAAGCTTATCAAACTTGGGTTAGTTCACATAATACATTAAATAGGGTAAGGGGCTACCTAGATAATTATATTATTCCTAAATTCGGAGATTACAAACCAGGTAAAATTGAATCTGCCGATATTCAGCTATGGTTAAATGACCTAGCAAAGAAATCAAAAAAATCAGTTGAATCTGGTGTGAAGCGTGCAAATAAAGGATGTGCAAAAGATTTCGGTGCTGTCATCCATAAGTTGAAAGATATTTTTGACTATGGCATTACTAACTATGGTCTGACCTCTAACCCTGTCAACACTATCAAGATTCCACCCAAGCCCAAGTCTAGCAAGCAACGTATCATGGTTTTACATGATGATAGTCTCGCTAGGTGGCTTAATTATCTTGAAAGTTTAGATAACAGTAGAGCCAATCGACGGTTTAAGTTGATTTGTAACACACTCTTAGCTTCAGCCTTGCGTATAAATGAGTTACTGGCATTGACAATTGATGATTTGAACTTCGAAGAATCCTCCATTAGTGTCAACAAAACATTACTTTGGAAAACCGCTAACAAAAAGACTGGAACAAAAGGGAAAGTCATCTGTAAAGCAACTCCAAAAACCGATGCAGGTAATCGCTCTATTCCAGTTCCTTTGTCTATACTTGAAGAACTTCGAGATTTTCACAATGAAATGAACGAGTATCTTAAATTACACAATAAACCTGAAACAAAATTGATTTTCCCAACAATATACGGAAACTATATGTGTGATAGAAACGAGCGAACAACTCTCAAGAATAGATTAGCAGGTCTAGGATTACCAGATTATGGTTTCCATTTATTCCGACACACTCATGCTTCAATGTTGCTTAATGCTGGCACAAACTGGAAAGAACTCCAAGTCAGAATGGGACATAAATCAATTTCAACTACAATGGATACTTACGCTGAATTAGCACCACAACGAAAGTTAGAAGCTGTGGGTATTTATCTTGATAAGATTGCTGAACTAACGCAATAA
- a CDS encoding LysM peptidoglycan-binding domain-containing protein has protein sequence MKLKVNTKALIASTVALAVIPFTKATAETLEDWVARSVDEIKHDIQQSGENQQTYTIKYGDTLSSIAEALGIDVHVLANLNNISNMDLIYPGTVLKTTVNDQKEVTSVEIQTPQAGATDATVASADLTTNQVTVDDQTVAVNDLSKPVNEDNKAVPVAPAAETQEAPAEAPVVEVPAAETPAQPAVPETPNYGAPAVNVEVQNQEAAPAAAPEAPATPEAPAAPQSAPVAEEAPAQPAAETTAAPEVQPVASTPTTGNAIPTDPNLQPQAEAFRQEIAAKFGITNIGGYREGDPEDHGKGLAVDVMVPTNSELGDQVAQYAIDNMDRAGISYIIWKQQFYMPVNNIYGPANTWNQMPDRGGDTANHNDHVHISFNG, from the coding sequence ATGAAATTAAAAGTTAATACGAAAGCCTTGATCGCTTCAACAGTAGCTCTTGCAGTGATTCCATTTACAAAAGCCACTGCAGAAACACTTGAAGATTGGGTAGCTCGCTCAGTAGATGAAATCAAACATGATATCCAACAAAGCGGTGAAAACCAACAAACTTATACCATCAAATATGGTGATACATTGAGTTCGATCGCAGAAGCGCTTGGAATCGATGTTCATGTGTTGGCAAACTTAAACAACATCAGCAACATGGATTTGATCTACCCAGGTACTGTATTGAAAACAACAGTAAATGATCAAAAAGAAGTAACTTCAGTTGAAATCCAAACTCCTCAAGCAGGTGCGACAGATGCAACCGTTGCAAGTGCTGACTTGACAACAAACCAAGTGACAGTTGATGACCAAACAGTCGCTGTCAACGATTTGTCTAAACCAGTAAACGAAGATAACAAAGCTGTTCCAGTAGCTCCAGCAGCGGAAACTCAAGAAGCCCCAGCGGAAGCTCCTGTAGTTGAAGTACCAGCAGCAGAAACACCAGCACAACCAGCTGTTCCAGAAACACCAAACTACGGTGCTCCAGCTGTCAATGTTGAAGTACAAAATCAAGAAGCAGCCCCAGCTGCTGCTCCTGAAGCTCCAGCAACTCCTGAAGCTCCAGCTGCTCCTCAATCTGCTCCAGTAGCAGAAGAAGCTCCAGCACAACCCGCAGCAGAAACGACAGCTGCACCTGAAGTACAACCAGTAGCATCAACTCCAACAACTGGTAATGCTATTCCAACTGATCCAAATCTTCAACCTCAAGCGGAAGCTTTCCGTCAAGAAATTGCAGCGAAATTCGGTATCACAAACATCGGTGGTTACCGTGAAGGGGATCCAGAAGACCATGGTAAAGGACTTGCAGTAGACGTGATGGTTCCAACAAATTCAGAGCTTGGAGATCAAGTTGCACAGTATGCGATTGATAACATGGACCGTGCAGGTATCTCATATATTATCTGGAAACAACAATTCTACATGCCAGTAAATAACATTTACGGACCAGCTAATACATGGAACCAAATGCCGGACCGTGGTGGAGATACAGCAAACCACAACGACCACGTACATATCTCATTTAACGGATAA
- a CDS encoding FtsX-like permease family protein — translation MLRLIVYQFQYSKRQWFGTIPLLLVSSLIVGTSLFGITSSSRTSNINASQLFQMLIIFGGTTLFFLISNNIRLLIDIFRKDYELWTILGASKSQLSLLVAGQFSIMAVIVSSFGTILSFVVTDSYYKFLQNLLGRDELPDLVITSNIQTVLLSILIVPTIVGLGAYFYSIRLLKKESNSKSNGRNWRVKATKFINISVRLFLWLLCIGIIISAGFTNNREVIVIQSGMILFLLITHILIIQVLSPSTQICLIKLLMKILPSENYAINTSFWNLLYNPSYLKSIQTSMTMGITLISGFILYTRNMYSFMDTINSVHEARASFIAYLSAPIVLIITSFISITILSSNKDIEDIRQLQILGITKLQLFKIRIAEAIMHSIIISLVSVIFNAIVLMLVSFIGQRLGQSLAEIAGFWQPSLIILCLLVIFYCITKGFYLFKDR, via the coding sequence ATGTTAAGACTTATTGTGTATCAGTTTCAGTATTCAAAGAGACAATGGTTTGGGACAATTCCATTATTACTTGTATCTAGCCTGATTGTTGGGACATCTTTATTTGGCATTACTAGCTCATCAAGAACTTCAAATATTAATGCTTCGCAACTTTTTCAGATGTTGATTATATTTGGAGGTACTACTCTATTTTTTCTCATTTCAAATAATATAAGATTGCTAATAGACATATTTAGAAAGGACTACGAGTTATGGACTATCTTAGGTGCGAGTAAATCTCAGCTATCTTTACTTGTAGCTGGTCAATTTTCTATAATGGCAGTCATTGTTAGCAGTTTTGGGACAATCCTTTCCTTCGTTGTGACAGATAGTTACTATAAATTTTTACAAAATTTATTAGGAAGAGATGAATTACCTGATTTGGTTATTACATCCAATATTCAGACTGTATTATTGAGTATTTTAATAGTACCAACAATTGTTGGATTAGGAGCTTATTTTTATTCTATTCGATTATTAAAAAAAGAATCAAATTCAAAATCAAATGGTAGAAATTGGAGAGTTAAGGCGACTAAGTTTATTAATATTTCTGTTCGTCTATTCTTATGGTTATTGTGTATAGGTATTATTATTTCAGCAGGTTTTACCAATAATAGAGAAGTGATTGTGATACAATCTGGTATGATTTTATTTTTATTGATTACTCATATATTAATTATTCAAGTTCTATCTCCGTCCACCCAGATTTGTTTAATAAAATTATTAATGAAGATTCTCCCATCTGAAAATTATGCAATCAATACAAGTTTTTGGAACCTACTATACAATCCTAGTTATTTGAAGAGTATACAGACTTCGATGACTATGGGGATAACTCTCATTTCTGGATTCATCCTCTATACCAGAAATATGTACTCATTTATGGATACTATAAATAGTGTCCACGAAGCAAGAGCCTCCTTCATTGCCTATCTATCTGCACCAATTGTGCTTATTATTACTAGTTTTATTTCTATCACAATATTATCTTCTAATAAAGACATTGAAGATATTAGACAGTTACAAATATTGGGCATAACAAAATTACAACTTTTTAAAATACGTATTGCAGAAGCAATAATGCACTCAATAATAATTTCATTGGTCTCTGTAATTTTTAATGCTATTGTGTTAATGTTAGTAAGCTTTATAGGGCAACGTTTAGGGCAGAGTTTAGCAGAAATAGCAGGTTTTTGGCAACCTAGCCTTATTATTCTTTGTTTGTTAGTTATCTTTTATTGTATTACAAAGGGGTTTTATTTATTTAAAGATAGATAA